One Equus asinus isolate D_3611 breed Donkey chromosome 19, EquAss-T2T_v2, whole genome shotgun sequence genomic region harbors:
- the SCG2 gene encoding secretogranin-2 yields MTEAKTHQLGAALSLIPLIFLISGAEAASFQRNQLLQKEPDLRLENVQRFPSPEMIRALEYIEKLRQQAHKEESSPDYNPYQGVSVPLQQKENGDESHLPESSRDFLSEDEWMRIIFEALRQAENEPQSAPKENKPYALNSEKNFPMDVSDDYETQQWPERKLKHMRFPPMYEENSRDNPFKRTNEIVEEQYTPQSLATLESVFQELGKLTGPNNQKRERVDEEQKLYTDDEDDVYKANNIAYEDVVGGEDWNPVEEKIESQTQEEVRDSKENAEKSEQVNDEMKRSGQLGLQDENLRKEGKDQLSDDVSKVIAYLKRLVNAAGSGRNGERATRLLEKPLDSQSIYQLIEISRDLQIPPEDLIDMLKTGEKPNGSVEPEQELELPVDLGDTSEVDLDHPDLFQNKMPSKNGYSKIPGRAVTEALPDGLTVEDILNLLGMEGAANQKPPYFPSQYNREKGLPRLPYGPERSRANQLPKGAWMPDVESRQMAYENLSDKDQELGEYLARMLVKYPEIMNSNQVKRVPSQVSSEDDLQEEDQIEQVIKEHLNQGSSQETDKLASVSKRLSVGPPKNDDTSNRQYLDEDLLMKVLEYLNQEKAEKGREHIAKRAMENM; encoded by the coding sequence ATGACAGAAGCTAAGACTCACCAGCTTGGAGCAGCCCTGTCTCTCATCCCTTTAATTTTCCTCATCTCTGGGGCCGAAGCAGCTTCATTTCAGCGAAACCAGCTGCTTCAAAAGGAACCAGACCTCAGGTTGGAAAATGTCCAAAGGTTTCCCAGTCCTGAAATGATCAGGGCTTTGGAGTACATAGAAAAGCTCCGACAACAAGCTCACAAAGAAGAAAGCAGCCCAGACTACAATCCCTACCAAGGTGTCTCTGTTCcccttcagcaaaaagaaaatggtgatGAAAGTCATTTGCCGGAAAGTTCAAGGGATTTCCTGAGTGAAGATGAATGGATGAGGATAATATTTGAAGCTTTGAGACAGGCTGAAAATGAGCCTCAGTCTGcaccaaaagaaaacaagccCTATGCCTTGAATTCGGAAAAGAATTTTCCAATGGACGTGTCTGATGATTATGAGACTCAACAGTGGCCGGAGAGAAAGCTCAAACACATGCGCTTCCCTCCTATGTATGAAGAGAATTCCAGGGACAATCCCTTTAAACGCACAAACGAAATAGTGGAGGAACAATATACTCCTCAAAGTCTGGCTACTTTGGAATCTGTCTTCCAAGAGCTGGGGAAGCTGACAGGACCAAACAACCAAAAGCGTGAGAGGGTTGATGAGGAACAAAAACTTTACacagatgatgaagatgatgtctACAAGGCCAATAATATTGCCTATGAAGATGTGGTTGGGGGAGAAGATTGGAATCCAgtagaggaaaaaatagagagtCAAACCCAGGAAGAGGTAAGAGACAGCaaagagaatgcagagaaaaGTGAACAAGTCAATGATGAAATGAAGCGTTCCGGGCAGCTGGGCCTCCAGGATGAAAATCTCCGGAAAGAGGGTAAAGACCAACTCTCAGATGATGTCTCCAAAGTAATCGCCTATCTGAAAAGGTTAGTGAATGCTGCAGgaagtgggagaaatggggaaagaGCAACCAGGCTTTTGGAGAAACCACTTGATTCTCAGTCTATTTATCAGTTGATTGAAATCTCAAGGGATTTACAGATACCCCCTGAAGACTTAATTGACATGCTCAAAACTGGAGAGAAGCCAAATGGATCAGTGGAACCAGAGCAGGAACTTGAACTTCCTGTTGACCTAGGTGACACCTCAGAGGTTGACTTAGACCATCCAGATCTGTTCCAAAATAAAATGCCCTCCAAGAATGGCTACTCCAAAATACCTGGTCGTGCTGTGACAGAGGCCCTACCGGATGGGCTCACTGTTGAggacattttaaatcttttaggGATGGAGGGTGCAGCAAATCAAAAGCCTCCATATTTTCCCAGTCAGTATAATCGAGAGAAGGGTCTGCCAAGACTCCCCTATGGTCCTGAGAGATCTAGAGCAAACCAGCTTCCCAAAGGTGCCTGGATGCCAGATGTTGAAAGCAGACAAATGGCATATGAAAACCTGAGTGACAAGGATCAAGAATTAGGAGAGTACTTGGCCAGGATGCTAGTTAAATATCCTGAGATCATGAATTCCAACCAAGTGAAGCGAGTTCCAAGTCAAGTTTCATCTGAAGATGACCTACAGGAAGAGGACCAAATCGAGCAGGTCATCAAAGAACATTTGAATCAAGGCAGCTCTCAGGAGACTGACAAACTGGCCTCAGTAAGCAAAAGGCTCTCTGTGGGGCCCCCAAAGAATGATGATACGTCCAACAGACAGTACTTGGATGA